The following coding sequences are from one Pseudomonas oryzae window:
- the nhaA gene encoding Na+/H+ antiporter NhaA: protein MTPTPSRKALPAAQRIADKAFDALEHFLHIEAVSGIVLLLAAAVALIWANSPAAESYEHLWHLPLGFSLGDFSISHSLHFWINDALMTVFFLVVGMEIRREIHDGALANLRQAALPLGAALGGVAVPALAYLAVSGSAELRSGWAVPTATDIAFAIGVLALLGKSIPGCVRIFLLALAIIDDIIAVLIIALFYSGGLDATGFLIAGVGLLLVLGFQAIGIGSAWAYVLPGALLWFGLLKTGAHPTLAGVVLGLLTPVLPARGVAPLDSASHALQEFAERAGNGGGDAHQLLQPVKRLRRAQRELLPPVVRVQMALHPWVAYGVMPLFALANAGVSLDGVDLAAGGTTSVMLGVALGLVLGKPLGILLSSWLLVRLGWCRLPAGMNWSWMWLIGCLAGIGFTMSIFIATLAFADASLLGAAKLGVLLASALAACLGLAMGAVLVRRARAGRAAAEARDDHSAQALTS, encoded by the coding sequence ATGACCCCGACTCCTTCCCGCAAGGCGCTGCCGGCTGCGCAGCGCATCGCCGACAAGGCCTTCGACGCCCTCGAGCACTTCCTGCACATCGAAGCCGTCAGCGGCATCGTCCTGCTGCTGGCCGCCGCCGTCGCCCTGATCTGGGCCAACTCACCCGCCGCCGAGAGCTATGAGCACCTCTGGCACCTGCCGCTGGGCTTCAGCCTGGGCGACTTCAGCATCTCCCACTCGCTGCATTTCTGGATCAACGACGCGCTGATGACGGTGTTCTTCCTGGTCGTCGGCATGGAGATCCGCCGCGAGATCCACGACGGCGCCCTGGCCAACCTGCGCCAGGCGGCCCTGCCGCTGGGTGCCGCGCTGGGCGGCGTGGCGGTGCCGGCGCTGGCCTACCTGGCCGTCAGCGGCAGCGCGGAGCTGCGCTCGGGCTGGGCCGTGCCGACCGCCACCGACATCGCCTTCGCCATCGGCGTGCTGGCGCTGCTCGGCAAGTCGATCCCCGGCTGTGTGCGCATCTTCCTGCTCGCCCTGGCGATCATCGACGACATCATCGCCGTGCTGATCATCGCCCTGTTCTACTCCGGCGGTCTCGATGCCACCGGCTTCCTGATCGCCGGCGTCGGCCTGCTGCTGGTCCTCGGCTTCCAGGCCATCGGCATCGGTTCGGCCTGGGCCTACGTGCTGCCCGGCGCCCTGCTGTGGTTCGGCCTGCTCAAGACCGGCGCGCACCCGACCCTGGCCGGCGTGGTACTCGGCCTGCTGACCCCGGTCCTGCCGGCGCGCGGCGTCGCCCCGCTGGACAGCGCCAGCCACGCCCTGCAGGAGTTCGCCGAACGCGCCGGCAACGGCGGCGGGGATGCCCACCAGCTGCTGCAGCCGGTCAAGCGCCTGCGTCGCGCCCAGCGCGAACTGCTGCCGCCGGTGGTACGCGTGCAGATGGCCCTGCACCCCTGGGTGGCCTACGGCGTGATGCCGCTGTTCGCCCTCGCCAACGCCGGGGTGAGCCTGGACGGCGTCGACCTCGCCGCCGGCGGCACCACCAGCGTGATGCTCGGCGTCGCCCTCGGCCTGGTGCTCGGCAAGCCGCTCGGCATCCTGCTGTCCAGCTGGCTGCTGGTGCGCCTCGGCTGGTGCCGTCTGCCCGCCGGGATGAACTGGTCGTGGATGTGGCTGATCGGCTGCCTGGCCGGCATCGGCTTCACCATGTCGATCTTCATCGCCACCCTGGCCTTCGCCGACGCCAGCCTGCTCGGCGCCGCCAAACTGGGCGTGCTGCTCGCCTCGGCGCTGGCCGCCTGCCTGGGCCTGGCCATGGGCGCCGTGCTGGTGCGGCGCGCCCGCGCCGGCCGGGCGGCAGCCGAGGCTCGCGACGACCACTCCGCGCAGGCGCTGACTTCCTGA
- a CDS encoding group II truncated hemoglobin has protein sequence MSSTPTYGVDDASYQAAGGLDGLHRLVDDFYRIMDESPAAAELRRLHPADLAASRDKLTCFLSGWLGGPKLFAEKYGPIVIPAFHDQWPVDEALAQAWLDCMAQAIARQDYAPAFAEYLLAQLRVPAARIVQASRNRHG, from the coding sequence ATGAGCAGCACTCCCACCTACGGCGTCGACGACGCCTCCTACCAGGCCGCTGGCGGTCTCGACGGACTGCACCGGCTGGTCGACGACTTCTACCGGATCATGGACGAGTCGCCCGCCGCGGCCGAGCTGCGCCGTCTGCATCCGGCGGACCTGGCGGCCTCGCGCGACAAGCTCACCTGCTTCCTCAGCGGCTGGCTGGGCGGGCCGAAGCTGTTCGCCGAGAAGTACGGCCCGATCGTGATTCCCGCCTTCCATGACCAGTGGCCGGTCGACGAGGCGCTTGCCCAGGCCTGGCTGGACTGCATGGCCCAGGCCATCGCCCGTCAGGACTATGCCCCGGCGTTCGCCGAGTACCTGCTGGCCCAGCTGCGCGTGCCGGCGGCGCGCATCGTCCAGGCCAGCCGCAACCGCCACGGCTGA
- a CDS encoding class I SAM-dependent methyltransferase yields the protein MHADAIATLQQQLLTALSDVPAEARRLFHGRGRRWPGLEHVTVDWLQGVLLVSLFRGPGAAELAQLRDMLLALSDSAAWRQSGAHHLLLQHRYLPDSRMDWLRGAELEEWLIDEDGLRYKLDLGRKQNNGLFLDMRYGRRWVREQAAGQRVLNLFAYTCGFSVAAIAGGAAQVVNLDMARAALSRGRDNHRLNGHDLARVEFLGHELFKSWGKVRKSGPYDLIIIDPPSFQKGSFALTSDYRKILRRLPELLAAGGTVLACVNDPGIGPDFLIEGMAAEAPQLRFALRLDNPPEFVDIHADSALKALVFRSADGQVED from the coding sequence ATGCACGCCGACGCCATCGCCACCCTGCAGCAGCAGCTCCTCACCGCCCTGAGCGACGTCCCCGCCGAGGCGCGGCGCCTGTTCCACGGCCGCGGCCGGCGCTGGCCGGGCCTCGAGCACGTCACCGTCGACTGGCTGCAGGGCGTGCTGCTGGTCTCGCTGTTCCGCGGGCCGGGCGCGGCGGAGCTGGCACAGCTGCGCGACATGCTGCTGGCGCTGAGCGACAGCGCCGCCTGGCGGCAGAGCGGCGCGCATCACCTACTGCTGCAGCACCGCTACCTGCCCGACAGCCGCATGGACTGGCTGCGCGGTGCGGAGCTGGAGGAATGGCTGATCGACGAGGACGGCCTGCGCTACAAGCTGGACCTCGGCCGCAAGCAGAACAACGGTCTGTTCCTCGACATGCGCTACGGCCGGCGCTGGGTGCGCGAGCAGGCCGCCGGCCAGCGCGTGCTCAACCTGTTCGCCTACACCTGCGGCTTCTCGGTGGCGGCCATCGCCGGCGGCGCCGCGCAGGTGGTCAACCTCGACATGGCCCGCGCCGCGCTCAGCCGCGGCCGCGACAACCATCGGCTCAACGGCCACGACCTGGCGCGGGTCGAGTTCCTCGGCCACGAGCTGTTCAAGTCGTGGGGCAAGGTGCGCAAATCCGGCCCCTACGACCTGATCATCATCGACCCGCCGTCGTTCCAGAAGGGCAGCTTTGCCCTCACCAGCGACTACCGCAAGATCCTCCGCCGCCTGCCCGAGCTGCTCGCCGCAGGCGGCACGGTGCTGGCCTGCGTCAACGACCCCGGCATCGGTCCGGACTTCCTGATCGAGGGCATGGCCGCCGAGGCGCCGCAGCTGCGCTTCGCCCTGCGCCTGGACAACCCACCGGAGTTCGTCGACATCCACGCGGACAGCGCCCTCAAGGCGCTGGTGTTCCGCAGCGCAGACGGCCAGGTCGAAGACTGA
- a CDS encoding bacteriohemerythrin, protein MGYVINWSDEYATGIDIIDEQHKRIFEYLSEIDHAIKAQSLADVEHVVKAVVDYAISHNTFEESLMEKAGYPMLDAHHKVHESFKARVNGYLQRLNGGEDAFRLAREVRGDLGLWLTNHIKRDDRHYVPYVKKSLDGGFVSRMLGKFFR, encoded by the coding sequence ATGGGTTATGTCATCAACTGGTCGGACGAATACGCCACCGGTATCGATATCATCGACGAGCAGCACAAGCGCATCTTCGAATACCTCAGCGAGATCGACCACGCGATCAAGGCGCAGTCGCTCGCCGACGTCGAGCACGTGGTGAAGGCGGTGGTCGACTACGCCATCTCGCACAACACCTTCGAGGAAAGCCTGATGGAGAAGGCCGGCTACCCGATGCTGGACGCCCACCACAAGGTGCACGAATCCTTCAAGGCGCGGGTCAACGGCTACCTGCAGCGCCTGAACGGCGGCGAGGATGCCTTCCGCCTGGCGCGCGAGGTGCGCGGCGACCTCGGCCTGTGGCTGACCAATCACATCAAGCGCGACGACCGGCACTACGTGCCCTACGTGAAAAAGAGCCTGGACGGCGGCTTCGTCTCGCGCATGCTCGGCAAGTTTTTCCGCTAA
- a CDS encoding DUF523 domain-containing protein — MDKILVSRCLLGHAVRYDGGAHGPIDLLLRWQTEGRVVALCPEVAGGLPTPRPPAEIAGGQGAAVLDGEVAVRTVAGDDVSAAFLAGAAAALALVRAHGIRIAVLKARSPSCGNRENYDGSFSGRRVAGEGVTVALLRRAGVQVFSEEELAEAERALHVLAMSNARRGDEER, encoded by the coding sequence ATGGACAAGATCCTGGTCAGCCGCTGCCTGCTCGGCCACGCGGTGCGCTACGACGGTGGGGCCCACGGGCCGATCGACCTGCTGCTGCGCTGGCAGACCGAGGGGCGGGTGGTGGCGCTGTGTCCGGAGGTGGCCGGCGGCTTGCCGACGCCACGGCCGCCGGCGGAGATTGCCGGTGGCCAGGGCGCGGCGGTGCTGGACGGTGAGGTGGCGGTGCGCACCGTCGCCGGCGATGACGTCAGCGCTGCGTTCCTGGCCGGCGCCGCGGCGGCCCTGGCGCTGGTGCGCGCGCACGGCATCCGTATCGCCGTGCTCAAGGCGCGCAGTCCGTCGTGCGGCAACCGCGAGAACTACGACGGCAGCTTCAGCGGCCGCCGGGTGGCGGGCGAGGGGGTGACCGTCGCGCTGCTGCGCCGCGCCGGGGTGCAGGTGTTCAGCGAGGAGGAGCTGGCGGAAGCCGAGCGGGCGCTGCACGTGCTGGCGATGAGCAACGCCCGGCGGGGTGACGAGGAGCGTTAG
- a CDS encoding TerC family protein: MTDLHSFLLADFLGTATWLWLAFFALVIALLTFDLGVLHRDQHEIGVKESLLLSSGYISIGLLFAVWVWLQKGGDAGLDYLTGFLIEKSLSMDNVFLMAVIFGFLGIPRRYQHKVLFWGILGVIVLRAVMIGLGAALIQQFSWILYLFGVFLVLTGVRMLFARVDETPDLENNLLVRFLRSHLRITDRLHEQRFFVHLPDAGGRPVLWITPLFLALILIECADVVFAVDSVPAIFAITQDPFIVYTSNIFAILGLRALYFALAALIHRFAYLKYALALVLVFIGGKIFLVGIIGKIPAALSLGVTLTLLIGGVLVSLWKTRGQPAATPERKDGAAPH, from the coding sequence ATGACGGACCTGCATTCGTTCCTGCTCGCCGACTTCCTCGGCACCGCCACCTGGCTGTGGCTGGCGTTTTTCGCCCTGGTGATCGCCCTGCTGACCTTCGACCTCGGCGTGCTGCACCGTGACCAGCACGAGATCGGCGTCAAGGAGAGCCTGCTGCTGTCGAGCGGCTACATCAGCATCGGCCTGCTGTTCGCGGTCTGGGTATGGCTGCAGAAGGGCGGCGACGCCGGCCTGGACTACCTGACCGGCTTCCTGATCGAGAAGTCGCTGTCGATGGACAACGTGTTCCTGATGGCGGTGATCTTCGGCTTCCTCGGCATTCCCCGCCGCTACCAGCACAAGGTGCTGTTCTGGGGCATCCTCGGGGTGATCGTGCTGCGCGCCGTGATGATCGGCCTGGGCGCCGCGCTGATCCAACAGTTCAGCTGGATCCTCTACCTGTTCGGCGTGTTCCTGGTGCTCACCGGCGTGCGCATGCTGTTCGCCCGGGTCGACGAGACCCCGGACCTGGAGAACAACCTGCTGGTGCGCTTCCTGCGCAGCCACCTGCGCATCACCGACCGCCTGCACGAGCAGCGCTTCTTCGTCCACCTGCCCGACGCCGGCGGCAGGCCGGTGCTATGGATCACCCCGCTGTTCCTCGCCCTGATCCTCATCGAGTGCGCCGACGTGGTGTTCGCGGTGGACAGCGTGCCGGCGATCTTCGCCATCACCCAGGACCCGTTCATCGTCTACACCTCGAACATCTTCGCCATCCTCGGCCTGCGCGCGCTGTACTTCGCCCTCGCTGCGCTGATCCACCGCTTCGCCTACCTGAAGTACGCCCTGGCCCTGGTGCTGGTGTTCATCGGCGGCAAGATCTTCCTGGTCGGCATCATCGGCAAGATCCCGGCGGCGCTGTCGCTCGGCGTGACCCTGACCCTGCTGATCGGCGGTGTGCTGGTGTCGCTGTGGAAGACCCGCGGCCAGCCCGCCGCCACGCCCGAGCGCAAGGACGGCGCGGCGCCGCACTGA
- a CDS encoding S8 family peptidase, whose protein sequence is MSHLSKGFLLLCLGGLPLFAQAGGNLPAVRQSLQAGRPHVANELLVQFRPEASASSQRLVLGRFGAEALERLQTRGEGRGELLRVRLSGTTRLSVGLLERIAADSSVAFAEPNWIYQRQANPDDPYLSNLWGMLGAATAPANANGSGALALWNAGLRCDSQVVVGIIDEGLMVSHPDLQANVWVNPGEYGKTVGVDDDGNGYVDDIHGWDFNGKDASVYDGSADDHGSHVAGSVAASIDNGLGVFGVCPTAKLISAKFLGPRGGTTANAVKAVQYLTDLKQRHGLRLVASNNSWGGGGYSQALADAIAVAGAANILFIAAAGNAGQNIDTTPSYPASYPLANLLAVAAIDKSGAKASFSNWGVNTVAIAAPGVDILSTVPTRKGLAGYAAYSGTSMATPHVTGAAALYAALNPCASAVQIKSALLVQAATDSKLAGQVQNGRRLDVTGFSAELGCR, encoded by the coding sequence ATGTCGCACCTGTCAAAAGGATTCCTGCTGCTTTGCCTGGGCGGCCTGCCCCTGTTCGCGCAGGCTGGCGGCAACCTGCCGGCGGTGCGCCAGTCGCTGCAGGCCGGCCGCCCGCATGTCGCCAACGAACTGCTGGTGCAGTTCCGTCCGGAGGCTTCGGCGAGCAGCCAGCGCCTGGTGCTGGGGCGCTTCGGCGCCGAGGCCCTGGAACGTCTGCAGACGCGCGGTGAGGGGCGCGGCGAGCTGCTGCGCGTGCGCCTGAGCGGGACGACCCGGCTCAGCGTCGGGCTGCTCGAACGGATCGCCGCCGACTCCTCGGTGGCGTTCGCCGAGCCCAACTGGATCTACCAGCGCCAGGCCAACCCCGACGATCCTTATCTGAGCAACCTGTGGGGCATGCTGGGCGCCGCCACCGCGCCGGCCAACGCCAACGGCAGCGGCGCACTGGCGCTGTGGAACGCCGGCCTGCGCTGCGACAGCCAGGTGGTGGTGGGGATCATCGACGAGGGGCTGATGGTCAGTCACCCCGACCTGCAGGCCAACGTCTGGGTCAATCCCGGCGAGTACGGCAAGACCGTCGGCGTCGACGACGACGGCAACGGCTACGTCGACGACATCCATGGCTGGGACTTCAACGGCAAGGACGCCAGCGTCTACGACGGCAGCGCGGACGACCACGGCAGCCATGTGGCCGGCAGCGTGGCCGCCAGCATCGACAATGGCCTCGGCGTGTTCGGCGTGTGCCCCACGGCGAAGCTGATCAGCGCCAAGTTCCTCGGCCCGCGTGGCGGCACCACGGCCAACGCGGTGAAGGCGGTACAGTATCTCACCGACCTCAAGCAGCGCCATGGCCTGCGCCTGGTGGCGAGCAACAACTCCTGGGGCGGCGGTGGCTATTCGCAGGCGCTCGCCGACGCCATCGCCGTTGCCGGCGCGGCCAACATCCTGTTCATCGCCGCCGCCGGCAACGCCGGGCAGAACATCGACACGACGCCCAGCTACCCGGCCAGCTACCCGCTGGCCAACCTGCTGGCGGTGGCGGCGATCGACAAGAGCGGCGCCAAGGCCAGCTTCTCCAACTGGGGCGTCAACACCGTGGCCATCGCTGCGCCGGGCGTCGACATCCTCAGCACCGTGCCGACGCGCAAGGGGCTGGCCGGCTACGCCGCCTACAGCGGCACCTCGATGGCCACGCCGCACGTCACGGGGGCCGCCGCCTTGTACGCCGCGCTCAATCCCTGCGCCAGCGCGGTGCAGATCAAGAGCGCGCTGCTCGTCCAGGCCGCCACCGATAGCAAGCTGGCCGGCCAGGTGCAGAACGGCCGGCGCCTGGACGTGACGGGCTTCAGCGCCGAGCTGGGCTGTCGCTGA
- a CDS encoding RNA methyltransferase, with protein sequence MRIHDLTSRLAACGAQPCHSRRILRAWLAGLTLDSGPRNRPAADYFPLSVRAALPQLDVEIAGLARLRSEHPGADGSARLLVELNDGQMVESVLLPRDGLCVSTQVGCAVGCVFCMTGKSGLLRQVGSAEIVAQVALARRFRAVKKVVFMGMGEPAHNLDNVLEAIHLLGTEGGIGHKNLVFSTVGDPRVFERLPHERVKPALALSLHTTNAELRRELLPRAPHIDPAELVELGEAYARTVGYPIQYQWTLLKGINDSVEEMDAILRLLRGKYAVLNLIPYNSLEADDFQRPDGERIVQMVRYLHSRGVLTKVRNSAGQDIDGGCGQLRARAEVVRSRRPRAE encoded by the coding sequence ATGCGAATCCACGACCTGACCTCCCGCCTCGCCGCCTGCGGCGCCCAGCCCTGCCACAGCCGGCGCATCCTGCGTGCCTGGCTGGCCGGCCTGACACTGGACAGCGGCCCGCGCAACCGTCCGGCCGCCGACTATTTCCCGCTGTCGGTGCGCGCGGCGCTGCCGCAGCTCGACGTCGAGATCGCCGGCCTGGCCCGGCTGCGCTCCGAACACCCCGGCGCCGACGGCTCGGCGCGCCTCCTGGTCGAACTCAACGACGGGCAGATGGTGGAGAGCGTGCTGCTGCCAAGGGACGGCCTGTGCGTGTCGACCCAGGTCGGCTGCGCGGTGGGCTGCGTGTTCTGCATGACCGGCAAGAGCGGCCTGCTGCGCCAGGTCGGCAGCGCCGAGATCGTCGCCCAGGTCGCCCTGGCGCGGCGCTTCCGCGCGGTGAAGAAGGTGGTGTTCATGGGCATGGGCGAGCCGGCGCACAACCTCGACAACGTGCTGGAGGCCATCCACCTGCTCGGCACCGAGGGCGGCATCGGCCACAAGAACCTGGTGTTCTCCACGGTCGGCGATCCGCGCGTGTTCGAGCGCCTGCCGCACGAGCGGGTCAAGCCGGCGCTGGCGCTGTCGCTGCACACCACCAACGCCGAACTGCGCCGCGAGCTGCTGCCGCGCGCGCCGCACATCGACCCGGCCGAGCTGGTCGAGCTGGGCGAGGCCTACGCGCGTACGGTCGGCTATCCGATCCAGTACCAGTGGACCCTGCTCAAGGGCATCAACGACAGCGTCGAGGAAATGGACGCCATCCTGCGCCTGCTCAGGGGCAAGTACGCGGTGCTCAACCTGATCCCCTACAACAGCCTGGAAGCCGACGACTTCCAGCGCCCCGACGGCGAGCGCATCGTGCAGATGGTGCGTTACCTGCACAGCCGCGGCGTACTGACCAAGGTGCGCAACAGCGCCGGCCAGGACATCGACGGCGGCTGCGGCCAGCTGCGCGCACGGGCCGAGGTGGTCAGGAGCCGACGGCCACGGGCTGAGTGA
- a CDS encoding DUF2780 domain-containing protein, with amino-acid sequence MHLLSSLSLSALLLAASTPLLAAEAPQSTPSAAVAGAAVAPTLPALPSVAIPADAAAALPGSTPALGGLADAQTLALLEQLRALDVTPQQAMGGVGAMLGLAQSQLGGEQYAQLAGAVPGLQLLGGAAALGALGPLGALGGLLGNAASQEPAQEAPVDSLDGLNQRFSALGMAPGLIGQFAPILLQFLGNQGVAGTLLQSLAGVWGVPGALAPAPALTQPVAVGS; translated from the coding sequence ATGCATCTGCTTTCCTCCCTCAGCCTGTCCGCCCTGCTGCTCGCCGCCAGCACCCCGCTGCTCGCCGCCGAGGCGCCACAGAGCACGCCGTCCGCCGCTGTGGCCGGCGCCGCCGTGGCGCCGACCCTCCCGGCGCTGCCGTCGGTCGCCATCCCGGCGGATGCCGCTGCGGCGCTGCCCGGCAGTACGCCTGCCCTCGGCGGCCTGGCCGATGCGCAGACCCTGGCGCTGCTCGAGCAGCTGCGCGCCCTCGACGTGACACCGCAGCAGGCGATGGGTGGGGTGGGCGCCATGCTCGGTCTGGCGCAGAGCCAGCTCGGTGGCGAGCAGTACGCGCAGCTGGCCGGCGCGGTGCCGGGCCTGCAACTGCTTGGCGGGGCCGCCGCGCTCGGCGCGCTGGGGCCGCTGGGCGCCCTGGGTGGCCTGCTCGGTAACGCCGCTTCCCAGGAGCCGGCGCAGGAAGCGCCGGTCGACAGTCTCGATGGTCTCAATCAGCGCTTCTCGGCACTGGGCATGGCGCCGGGCCTGATCGGCCAGTTCGCGCCGATCCTGCTGCAGTTCCTCGGCAACCAGGGCGTGGCCGGTACGCTGTTGCAGAGCCTGGCCGGAGTGTGGGGCGTGCCGGGCGCGCTGGCGCCGGCCCCGGCGCTCACTCAGCCCGTGGCCGTCGGCTCCTGA
- a CDS encoding xanthine phosphoribosyltransferase, with protein sequence MQLLKDKIRDQGSVLSDRVLKVDAFLNHQVDPVLMQAIGAEFARRFAGQVDKVLTIETSGIAPALMTALALGVPMVFARKQQSLTLTGELLTARVYSFTKQVESTIAVSARHLQAGERVLIVDDFLAHGQAAQGLAALVGQAGAQLAGIGIVIEKSFQPGRAELERRGYRVEALARIASLEGGTVRFLE encoded by the coding sequence ATGCAACTGTTGAAAGACAAGATCCGCGACCAGGGCAGCGTGCTGTCCGACCGGGTGCTCAAGGTCGACGCCTTCCTCAACCACCAGGTCGATCCCGTGCTGATGCAGGCGATCGGCGCGGAGTTCGCCCGCCGCTTCGCCGGGCAGGTCGACAAGGTGCTGACCATCGAGACTTCGGGCATCGCCCCGGCGCTGATGACCGCCCTGGCGCTCGGCGTACCCATGGTCTTCGCCCGCAAGCAGCAGTCGCTGACCCTCACCGGCGAGCTGCTGACCGCGCGGGTGTACTCCTTCACCAAGCAGGTGGAGAGCACCATCGCGGTGTCGGCCCGCCACCTGCAGGCCGGCGAGCGGGTGCTGATCGTCGACGACTTTCTCGCCCACGGCCAGGCGGCTCAGGGGCTGGCGGCGCTCGTCGGGCAGGCCGGCGCGCAGCTGGCCGGCATCGGCATCGTCATCGAGAAGTCGTTCCAGCCCGGCCGCGCCGAGCTGGAACGGCGCGGCTACCGGGTCGAGGCGCTGGCACGCATCGCCTCGCTGGAGGGCGGCACGGTACGCTTCCTCGAGTAG
- a CDS encoding c-type cytochrome, producing the protein MNLIKKVLAAQAAVLALWAVGAQAASDEAIAERLKPVGEVCIAGQECKGVGTVAAAAGGGARSADDVVAKYCGACHSAGVLGAPKIGDAADWKARASERGGIDALLKSAIAGRNAMPPKGTCADCSDDELLGAIHKMSGM; encoded by the coding sequence GTGAACCTGATCAAGAAAGTCTTGGCAGCCCAGGCTGCCGTGCTGGCCCTGTGGGCGGTTGGCGCCCAGGCCGCGAGCGATGAAGCCATCGCCGAACGTCTGAAGCCGGTAGGCGAAGTGTGCATCGCCGGCCAGGAATGCAAGGGCGTCGGCACCGTGGCCGCCGCTGCCGGCGGCGGCGCGCGCAGCGCCGACGACGTGGTCGCCAAGTACTGTGGCGCCTGCCACAGCGCCGGTGTGCTGGGCGCGCCGAAGATCGGCGACGCCGCCGACTGGAAGGCCCGCGCCAGCGAGCGCGGTGGCATCGACGCGCTGCTCAAGAGCGCCATCGCTGGCCGCAACGCCATGCCGCCGAAGGGCACCTGCGCCGACTGCTCCGACGACGAGCTGCTGGGCGCGATCCACAAGATGTCCGGCATGTAA
- a CDS encoding cupin domain-containing protein gives MDVGARLQAIRKLKGLSQRELAKRAGVTNSTISMIEKNSVSPSISSLKKVLGGIPMSLVEFFSMDLEEANQAQVVYKSDELIDIGGGAVTMKLVGRAHPNRIMAFLDETYPPGADTGIEMLNHEGEEAGVLVDGRLELTVGDAVYILESGDSYYFESNQPHRFRNPFDVPARLISATTPANF, from the coding sequence TTGGACGTCGGCGCCCGTCTGCAAGCGATCCGCAAACTCAAGGGCTTGTCCCAGCGCGAGCTGGCCAAGCGCGCGGGAGTGACCAACAGCACCATCTCGATGATCGAGAAGAACAGCGTCAGCCCGTCGATCAGCTCGCTGAAGAAGGTGCTCGGCGGCATCCCCATGTCGCTGGTGGAGTTCTTCTCCATGGACCTCGAGGAGGCCAACCAGGCCCAGGTGGTCTACAAGTCCGACGAGCTGATCGACATCGGCGGCGGTGCGGTGACCATGAAGCTGGTCGGTCGCGCCCACCCCAACCGGATCATGGCCTTCCTCGACGAAACCTATCCGCCGGGCGCCGATACCGGCATCGAGATGCTCAACCACGAGGGCGAGGAGGCCGGCGTGCTGGTCGACGGCCGTCTCGAGCTGACCGTCGGCGATGCCGTGTACATCCTCGAGAGCGGTGACAGCTACTACTTCGAGAGCAACCAGCCGCACCGTTTCCGCAACCCGTTCGACGTCCCGGCGCGGCTGATCAGCGCCACCACGCCGGCCAACTTCTGA
- the alr gene encoding alanine racemase, translated as MRPARALIDLDALRHNYLLARQLSGARALAVVKADAYGHGAVRCAQALTELADGFAVACIEEALELRAAGIRAPILLLEGFFEASELALIAEHELWCVVHSLWQLEAIEQAALARPLTVWLKLDSGMHRVGLHPEDYRAAHARLLASGKVAKIVLMSHFARADEPDCPRTAEQLAVFQAARGELAAEISLCNSPAVLGWPEVPSDWVRPGIMLYGASPFAGEQAQAARLKPVMTLESQVIAVRELPAGEPVGYGARFVSSRPTRVGVVAMGYADGYPRHAPSGTPVAVDGARTTLIGRVSMDMLTVDLTDLPQAGLGSRVELWGAQVLASEVAAAADSIPYQLFCNLKRVPRRYSGDA; from the coding sequence ATGCGTCCCGCCCGTGCCCTGATCGACCTCGACGCCCTGCGTCACAACTACCTGCTGGCCCGCCAACTCAGCGGTGCCCGCGCCCTGGCCGTGGTCAAGGCCGACGCCTACGGCCACGGCGCGGTACGCTGTGCGCAGGCGCTGACGGAGCTGGCCGACGGCTTCGCCGTGGCCTGCATCGAGGAGGCGCTGGAGCTGCGCGCCGCCGGTATCCGCGCGCCGATCCTGTTGCTCGAGGGCTTCTTCGAGGCCAGCGAACTGGCGCTGATCGCCGAACACGAGCTGTGGTGCGTGGTGCACTCGCTGTGGCAGCTGGAGGCCATCGAGCAGGCCGCACTGGCGCGCCCGCTCACCGTGTGGTTGAAGCTCGACTCGGGCATGCACCGGGTCGGCCTGCACCCGGAAGACTATCGCGCCGCCCACGCCCGCCTGCTGGCCAGCGGCAAGGTGGCGAAGATCGTGCTGATGAGCCACTTCGCCCGCGCCGACGAGCCGGACTGCCCGCGCACCGCCGAGCAGCTGGCGGTGTTCCAGGCCGCGCGTGGCGAGCTGGCCGCCGAGATCAGCCTGTGCAACTCGCCGGCCGTGCTCGGCTGGCCCGAGGTGCCGAGCGACTGGGTGCGCCCCGGCATCATGCTCTACGGCGCCAGCCCGTTCGCTGGCGAACAGGCCCAGGCCGCGCGCCTCAAGCCGGTGATGACCCTGGAGTCGCAGGTGATCGCCGTGCGCGAGCTGCCGGCCGGCGAGCCGGTCGGCTACGGCGCGCGCTTCGTCAGCAGCCGGCCGACCCGCGTCGGCGTGGTCGCCATGGGTTACGCCGACGGCTACCCGCGCCATGCGCCGAGCGGCACCCCGGTGGCGGTGGACGGTGCGCGCACGACGCTGATCGGCCGGGTGTCGATGGACATGCTCACCGTCGATCTCACCGACCTGCCGCAGGCCGGCCTCGGCAGCCGGGTCGAGCTGTGGGGCGCGCAGGTGCTGGCCAGCGAGGTGGCGGCGGCGGCCGACAGCATCCCCTACCAGCTGTTCTGCAACCTCAAGCGCGTGCCGCGCCGCTACAGCGGCGACGCCTGA